Proteins co-encoded in one Dreissena polymorpha isolate Duluth1 chromosome 12, UMN_Dpol_1.0, whole genome shotgun sequence genomic window:
- the LOC127852189 gene encoding uncharacterized protein LOC127852189 isoform X2 encodes MSEALTYMRPKYQVMSEALTYVRPGCQVMSEALTCVRPGYQVMSEALTYVKPGSQVISEALTYVRPGYQVMSETLTYVRSGYRVMSEALTYVRPGYQVMSEVLTYVRPGYQMSETLTCVRPGYQIMSEALTYVRPGYQVMSEALTYVRPGYQIMSETLTYMRSGYLGMSETFTYVRSGYQAMSEALTYMRLGGLVMSETLTYVRSGCKVMSEALTYVRSGCQVMSEALTYMRPGYQVMSETLTYVRSGCQIMSEALTYVRSGYQVMSETLTYVRSGCQVMSETLTYVRSGCQVMSEALTYVRSGCQVMSEALTYVRSGCQVMSEALTYVRPGYLVMSKALTYMRLVGARSFTQIYLLVCMVPTGLAKPFKSRLNVVKSSYFGLLILSINHILKFKWIVSGNMHLCGEN; translated from the exons ATGAGTGAGGCATTGACTTATATGAGACCCAAGTACCAGGTAATGAGTGAGGCATTGACTTATGTGAGACCCGGGTGCCAGGTTATGAGTGAGGCATTGACTTGTGTGAGACCCGGGTACCAGGTAATGAGTGAGGCATTGACTTATGTGAAACCTGGGTCCCAGGTTATAAGTGAGGCATTGACTTATGTGAGACCAGGGTACCAGGTAATGAGTGAGACATTGACTTATGTGAGATCAGGGTACCGGGTAATGAGTGAGGCATTGACTTATGTGAGACCTGGGTACCAGGTAATGAGTGAGGTATTGACTTATGTGAGACCTGGGTACCAGATGAGTGAGACATTGACTTGTGTGAGACCTGGGTACCAGATAATGAGTGAGGCATTGACTTATGTGAGACCTGGGTACCAGGTAATGAGTGAGGCATTGACTTATGTGAGACCTGGGTACCAGATAATGAGTGAGACATTGACTTATATGAGATCAGGGTACCTGGGAATGAGTGAGACATTTACTTATGTGAGATCAGGGTACCAGGCTATGAGTGAGGCATTGACTTATATGAGATTGGGGGGCCTGGTAATGAGTGAGACATTGACTTATGTGAGGTCAGGGTGCAAGGTAATGAGTGAGGCATTGACTTATGTGAGATCAGGGTGCCAGGTAATGAGTGAGGCATTGACTTATATGAGACCTGGGTACCAGGTAATGAGTGAGACATTGACTTATGTGAGATCAGGGTGCCAGATAATGAGTGAGGCATTGACTTATGTGAGATCAGGGTACCAGGTAATGAGTGAGACATTGACTTATGTGAGATCAGGGTGCCAG GTAATGAGTGAGACATTGACTTATGTGAGATCAGGGTGCCAGGTAATGAGTGAGGCATTGACTTATGTGAGATCTGGGTGCCAGGTAATGAGTGAGGCATTGACTTATGTGAGATCAGGGTGCCAGGTAATGAGTGAGGCATTAACCTATGTGAGACCCGGTTACTTGGTAATGAGTAAGGCATTGACTTATATGAGATTGGTGGGGGCCAGGTCATTTACCCAAATTTATTTACTTGTTTGTATGGTGCCTACAGGTCTTGCAAAACCATTTAAAAGCAGGCTAAATGTGGTCAAATCAAGTTATTTTGGTTTACTGATTTTATCAATAAatcatattttgaaatttaaatggATTGTATCAGGAAATATGCATCTTTGTGGAGAAAACTAA
- the LOC127852189 gene encoding uncharacterized protein LOC127852189 isoform X4, with translation MSEALTYMRPKYQVMSEALTYVRPGCQVMSEALTCVRPGYQVMSEALTYVKPGSQVISEALTYVRPGYQVMSETLTYVRSGYRVMSEALTYVRPGYQVMSEVLTYVRPGYQMSETLTCVRPGYQIMSEALTYVRPGYQVMSEALTYVRPGYQIMSETLTYMRSGYLGMSETFTYVRSGYQAMSEALTYMRLGGLVMSETLTYVRSGYQVMSETLTYMRPGYQVMSETLTYVRLGYQVMSETLTYVRPGYQIMSEALTYMRSGCQVMSEALTYMRSGCH, from the exons ATGAGTGAGGCATTGACTTATATGAGACCCAAGTACCAGGTAATGAGTGAGGCATTGACTTATGTGAGACCCGGGTGCCAGGTTATGAGTGAGGCATTGACTTGTGTGAGACCCGGGTACCAGGTAATGAGTGAGGCATTGACTTATGTGAAACCTGGGTCCCAGGTTATAAGTGAGGCATTGACTTATGTGAGACCAGGGTACCAGGTAATGAGTGAGACATTGACTTATGTGAGATCAGGGTACCGGGTAATGAGTGAGGCATTGACTTATGTGAGACCTGGGTACCAGGTAATGAGTGAGGTATTGACTTATGTGAGACCTGGGTACCAGATGAGTGAGACATTGACTTGTGTGAGACCTGGGTACCAGATAATGAGTGAGGCATTGACTTATGTGAGACCTGGGTACCAGGTAATGAGTGAGGCATTGACTTATGTGAGACCTGGGTACCAGATAATGAGTGAGACATTGACTTATATGAGATCAGGGTACCTGGGAATGAGTGAGACATTTACTTATGTGAGATCAGGGTACCAGGCTATGAGTGAGGCATTGACTTATATGAGATTGGGGGGCCTGGTAATGAGTGAGACATTGACTTATGTGAG ATCAGGGTACCAGGTAATGAGTGAGACATTGACTTATATGAGACCTGGGTACCAGGTAATGAGTGAGACATTGACTTATGTGAGATTAGGGTACCAGGTAATGAGTGAGACATTGACTTATGTGAGACCTGGGTACCAGATAATGAGTGAGGCATTGACTTATATGAGATCAGGATGCCAGGTAATGAGTGAGGCATTGACTTATATGAGATCAGGGTGCCATTAA
- the LOC127852189 gene encoding uncharacterized protein LOC127852189 isoform X1 — protein sequence MSEALTYMRPKYQVMSEALTYVRPGCQVMSEALTCVRPGYQVMSEALTYVKPGSQVISEALTYVRPGYQVMSETLTYVRSGYRVMSEALTYVRPGYQVMSEVLTYVRPGYQMSETLTCVRPGYQIMSEALTYVRPGYQVMSEALTYVRPGYQIMSETLTYMRSGYLGMSETFTYVRSGYQAMSEALTYMRLGGLVMSETLTYVRSGCKVMSEALTYVRSGCQVMSEALTYMRPGYQVMSETLTYVRSGCQIMSEALTYVRSGYQVMSETLTYVRSGCQVMSEALTYVRLTYVGSGCQVMSEALTFVRPGYQVMSEALTYMRLTYVRSGYQIMSETLTYERSGYQVMSETLTYMRPGYQVMSETLTYVRLGYQVMSETLTYVRPGYQIMSEALTYMRSGCQVMSEALTYMRSGCH from the coding sequence ATGAGTGAGGCATTGACTTATATGAGACCCAAGTACCAGGTAATGAGTGAGGCATTGACTTATGTGAGACCCGGGTGCCAGGTTATGAGTGAGGCATTGACTTGTGTGAGACCCGGGTACCAGGTAATGAGTGAGGCATTGACTTATGTGAAACCTGGGTCCCAGGTTATAAGTGAGGCATTGACTTATGTGAGACCAGGGTACCAGGTAATGAGTGAGACATTGACTTATGTGAGATCAGGGTACCGGGTAATGAGTGAGGCATTGACTTATGTGAGACCTGGGTACCAGGTAATGAGTGAGGTATTGACTTATGTGAGACCTGGGTACCAGATGAGTGAGACATTGACTTGTGTGAGACCTGGGTACCAGATAATGAGTGAGGCATTGACTTATGTGAGACCTGGGTACCAGGTAATGAGTGAGGCATTGACTTATGTGAGACCTGGGTACCAGATAATGAGTGAGACATTGACTTATATGAGATCAGGGTACCTGGGAATGAGTGAGACATTTACTTATGTGAGATCAGGGTACCAGGCTATGAGTGAGGCATTGACTTATATGAGATTGGGGGGCCTGGTAATGAGTGAGACATTGACTTATGTGAGGTCAGGGTGCAAGGTAATGAGTGAGGCATTGACTTATGTGAGATCAGGGTGCCAGGTAATGAGTGAGGCATTGACTTATATGAGACCTGGGTACCAGGTAATGAGTGAGACATTGACTTATGTGAGATCAGGGTGCCAGATAATGAGTGAGGCATTGACTTATGTGAGATCAGGGTACCAGGTAATGAGTGAGACATTGACTTATGTGAGATCAGGGTGCCAGGTAATGAGTGAGGCATTGACTTATGTGAGATTGACTTATGTGGGATCAGGGTGCCAGGTAATGAGTGAGGCATTGACTTTTGTGAGACCCGGGTACCAGGTTATGAGTGAGGCATTGACTTATATGAGATTGACTTATGTGAGATCAGGGTACCAGATAATGAGTGAGACATTGACTTATGAGAGATCAGGGTACCAGGTAATGAGTGAGACATTGACTTATATGAGACCTGGGTACCAGGTAATGAGTGAGACATTGACTTATGTGAGATTAGGGTACCAGGTAATGAGTGAGACATTGACTTATGTGAGACCTGGGTACCAGATAATGAGTGAGGCATTGACTTATATGAGATCAGGATGCCAGGTAATGAGTGAGGCATTGACTTATATGAGATCAGGGTGCCATTAA
- the LOC127852189 gene encoding uncharacterized protein LOC127852189 isoform X3, translated as MSEALTYMRPKYQVMSEALTYVRPGCQVMSEALTCVRPGYQVMSEALTYVKPGSQVISEALTYVRPGYQVMSETLTYVRSGYRVMSEALTYVRPGYQVMSEVLTYVRPGYQMSETLTCVRPGYQIMSEALTYVRPGYQVMSEALTYVRPGYQIMSETLTYMRSGYLGMSETFTYVRSGYQAMSEALTYMRLGGLVMSETLTYVRSGCKVMSEALTYVRSGCQVMSETLTYVRSGCQVMSETLTYVRSGCQVMSEALTYVRSGCQVMSEALTYVRSGCQVMSEALTYVRPGYLVMSKALTYMRLVGARSFTQIYLLVCMVPTGLAKPFKSRLNVVKSSYFGLLILSINHILKFKWIVSGNMHLCGEN; from the exons ATGAGTGAGGCATTGACTTATATGAGACCCAAGTACCAGGTAATGAGTGAGGCATTGACTTATGTGAGACCCGGGTGCCAGGTTATGAGTGAGGCATTGACTTGTGTGAGACCCGGGTACCAGGTAATGAGTGAGGCATTGACTTATGTGAAACCTGGGTCCCAGGTTATAAGTGAGGCATTGACTTATGTGAGACCAGGGTACCAGGTAATGAGTGAGACATTGACTTATGTGAGATCAGGGTACCGGGTAATGAGTGAGGCATTGACTTATGTGAGACCTGGGTACCAGGTAATGAGTGAGGTATTGACTTATGTGAGACCTGGGTACCAGATGAGTGAGACATTGACTTGTGTGAGACCTGGGTACCAGATAATGAGTGAGGCATTGACTTATGTGAGACCTGGGTACCAGGTAATGAGTGAGGCATTGACTTATGTGAGACCTGGGTACCAGATAATGAGTGAGACATTGACTTATATGAGATCAGGGTACCTGGGAATGAGTGAGACATTTACTTATGTGAGATCAGGGTACCAGGCTATGAGTGAGGCATTGACTTATATGAGATTGGGGGGCCTGGTAATGAGTGAGACATTGACTTATGTGAGGTCAGGGTGCAAGGTAATGAGTGAGGCATTGACTTATGTGAGATCAGGGTGCCAG GTAATGAGTGAGACATTGACTTATGTGAGATCAGGGTGCCAG GTAATGAGTGAGACATTGACTTATGTGAGATCAGGGTGCCAGGTAATGAGTGAGGCATTGACTTATGTGAGATCTGGGTGCCAGGTAATGAGTGAGGCATTGACTTATGTGAGATCAGGGTGCCAGGTAATGAGTGAGGCATTAACCTATGTGAGACCCGGTTACTTGGTAATGAGTAAGGCATTGACTTATATGAGATTGGTGGGGGCCAGGTCATTTACCCAAATTTATTTACTTGTTTGTATGGTGCCTACAGGTCTTGCAAAACCATTTAAAAGCAGGCTAAATGTGGTCAAATCAAGTTATTTTGGTTTACTGATTTTATCAATAAatcatattttgaaatttaaatggATTGTATCAGGAAATATGCATCTTTGTGGAGAAAACTAA